A window from Triticum urartu cultivar G1812 unplaced genomic scaffold, Tu2.1 TuUngrouped_contig_6871, whole genome shotgun sequence encodes these proteins:
- the LOC125531193 gene encoding uncharacterized protein LOC125531193 — MADAKSQGRAPTTAPAPAPAPTWAQRTEALTHILTHPSHSPSLHSQLFLASRVPCPPRGSSYPPFLCPGASLLRWALTSVFLPRAARLGLPPSSWRSRCPFQLPPPLVPSAGIEPAPERWTEAELRGYAQRRRARRGPMRTRPPVSMAGGGLTTVPNIVIIVVIMRELFWVRPGRF, encoded by the coding sequence ATGGCCGACGCTAAATCCCAAGGCCGAGCACCGACTACCGCTCCCGCTCCCGCTCCCGCTCCCACATGGGCGCAACGGACCGAGGCCCTGACACACATCCTGACCCACCCGTCCCACTCGCCGTCGCTCCACTCGCAGCTCTTCCTCGCGTCCCGCGTCCCGTGCCCACCTCGGGGCTCCTCCTACCCGCCTTTCCTCTGCCCCGGCGCGTCGCTCCTCCGGTGGGCCCTCACCTCCGTCTTCCTGCCCCGCGCCGCGCGCCTTGGCCTGCCGCCTTCGTCCTGGCGCTCCCGGTGCCCCTTCCAGCTCCCGCCGCCGCTCGTGCCCTCCGCCGGCATCGAGCCGGCACCGGAGCGGTGGACCGAGGCCGAGCTCCGGGGGTACGCGCAGCGGCGGCGGGCTCGGAGGGGGCCCATGAGGACGCGGCCGCCGGTGTCCATGGCGGGGGGGGGGCTGACGACCGTGCCCAACATCGTGATCATCGTGGTCATCATGCGCGAGCTCTTCTGGGTCCGGCCTGGCCGCTTCTGA